GGCCATCCTTGAACTTCAAAATGGACACACTGGTCGTGGGATACTCGTAAGGTTTGAAGACGGGGCTGGCCGACCGGGCAGACAAGCTCTGCACGCTTTCCACCTCTCCCGGCATGCACAAGAGCAGGGCGTCGAGGGCGTGGCATCCGGCGGAAAGCAGACTGCTCCCGCCCACTTTGCGGGTCACATTCCACCGAAACTGCCCATACCACGGCCCGATCCCGTGATAGTAATCGACTTCGGCGTAATGCAGGGTGCCGAGCAACCCCTGGTCCAGCACCGATTTCGTCGCCAGAAACTGGCTGGAATACCGGCATTCGAAGCAAACGCAAGTCCTCACCTTCGCCTTGCGAACCGCGTCCTGCACGTCCAGGCAGTCTTTCCAGCTCAACGCCAGCGGCTTTTCGATGATCAGATGCTTGCCCGCCCTGGCCACCTGAATGGCCTGCCTCGCGTGTGAGTCTGGGTAACTGCACAGGGAAACCACATCCAAGTCGGGGTCCTTCAGCATCGCGCCCAAATCGACATAAGCCTTGATGTGTCCTCCGTGTTTGGCCGAAAGCTCCCCCGAAGCCAGGCGGCGAGCCGAGCACACCGCCGTCACTTGAGCCTGCGACGTCGCATTGATGGCGGCGATATGCGCTCCGGCCACCCAGCCGTATCCAACGATTCCAACATTGAGTTTTTTCATGGTGTAAAGGAGTGCGTGTTGTAGGGATCGCCGCGGAGGTTAAGTACCCGACCGAAAAATGCAAGGGAACGCGCGCGCGCCTTCGCTGATGTTCGCCCCGGAGTCCGTTCAAAAAGCCAGAACCGAGCACGCTGCCGCCGCCAGCCACAAGCACAACACGGCGCGGGATTTCGAAAGGCCGACCCGCACCAATTGATGTGACAGGTGATTTGTGTCGCCCACCCAAAAACGCCGCCCATGCCACGTTCTCCAAACCACCACCCACACCATGTCCACCAGCGGCACCGCCAGCAACCAGAGGGCGGTGGGGAACGGACGGACGGATTCGTTTTCTTCCGCCGCGCCCTGCCCTGCGAGCGGCAGCACGCTCAACAAATAGCCCAGCAGATGACTGCCCGTGTCGCCCAGAAACACTCTGCCTTGCGGAAAGTTCCAAGGCAGGAATCCTGCAATCGCGCCGCAAAACAAGAAGGCCAGGGACGCCACCAGATACTGTCCATGCTGGGCGAACCAGACGCCGAAGGCAAAGGTGGCGATCGCCGAAATACCCCCGCACAAACCATTCATGTTATCCATAAAATTCATGGCGTTGGTCACCGCCAAAACCCAAAACACGGTGGCGACCCCATTCAACCACCCCCATTCCCGGCTCAATGGGAGCACAAACCCCGAAACGGCTGCGATGAGAGCGCAGGCGCATTGTCCCGCGAACTTCGGCCCAGGTCCCAATTCCCTCAGATCATCCTGACAGCCCAGCCACACCATTCCCAAAGCGCCCGCCAAGAGCCCGGCGATCGCTCCCAGGCGACGGTCCATGCCATAAGCCAGCGGTCCCAACTCCCCTGCCCACCATCCCGGCCAGACGATCAGGAATCCTCCCACCATCAAGGGCAACGAAACCGCGCACAGAATCGACCAACCCCCTGCCAAAGGTACCGGCTCCTGATGGATTTTCCGATGCCCGGGATCATCCATCAGCCCTCGGGAACGGCACCATCGTCTCCACAAGGGCATGCCCACCCCTGCGCACAAGGCCGCCGAAACAAAAGCAGCCAGATAAACATGGAACGGAAAACTCAACATGAAGGTCGCGGTTCCAAATCAGTTCTCCCGGCGAGGCGCCGATACAAGGCCTCCAGTGAATCCACCATGGTCTCCACCGAAAACCGGCTTGCAACCCATCTCCGGCCCTGCTCTCCAAACCGTCGCCTCAGTTCAGGCTTCTCCGCAAGTTCCACCAGGCGTTCACTCAATCCCCGCACGTCTCCTGCCTTCAGCAGGAAGCCATGCTCCCCGTCCAAACAGACCTCCCGGGCGCCATCGACGTCGAACGCCACCACCGGCTTTCCCGCCGCCAAGGCCTGGGGAAGTGCGCGCGGCAAACCCTCACGGCGTGACAAATGCGCCAAAACATCCATCTGCGCCACACAACCGGGAACTTCTTCCGGCCGGACCAGCCCGGCGAATACAACCGCCCGTTCCAAACCCAACCGGCGGATCTCCGCTTCCAGAACACCCCGCAACGACCCGTCTCCGACCATCAGAAACTTCGCCCGGGGCACGCGCTCCAACACCAGCGGCGCGGCCGAAATCAAATCTTCCATGCCCTTGAGCGGAGCCAGTCGCGACAACGTTCCCACCACGAAGTCGTCCTCGCCAATGCCCCAGCCGGCACGGACCGCGGGATCCCTCCTCGCCTCCGCAAAAGGCCGGGTGTCGAAACCGCTCCGGATCAGCGTGTAATCATCCGGCCGTCCAAGGCCCGCCGCCAGGTACTGATCAATCATGGCCTGAGCAACCGCCACATAATGATGAGTGCATCGCCCGGCGGCACGCTCAGCCCCACGAAATGCCGCGTTCGCAAGTCGGCCCTGGAACGGACCGAAGGAAGGTCCGTGAATGGTGTGAACGATGGTCTGAATCCGAGCGCTACGCGCCGCCCAACGTCCGAGCACGCCCGCCTTGCCACTGTGAGTATGAACCATGTCCGGACGCGACGCTCGCAAAACCCGGGTCAAGGCAAGGTAAGCCTGCAGGTCATGCCACGGATGCACCGGACGAATCAGGGAACGCACGATTCTCAGCCGCACCGGGCGGGAACCCTCCAACCAGTTTTCGAGGGATCCCTCGGGCCCCTCCGTGGGTCCCGAGATCAACTCCACTTCCCACCCGGGCTTCGCCGCGAGCCCGAGCGCCGAAGCCAGCGTGTTCTCCTGAGCCCCTCCGACGATCAGACGCGTGATGATGTGCGCGATCCGCATGGAATGACGGCCCATCGAGCGCAGAGCCGGAAGGAGTCGGTTGCAACGGAACCCTTCGGGCGACGAAGGCGCATGCTCGGGCCGCGGAAAGGAAAGAGGGGTGAGCCATGGTCCTGCGCGGGACGATCAAGCCGGAACGACGAAGCCCGTTGCATCATCCCGGCTAGTGTGCTGTTCATGAATGGGGTGGGCCTTTGCGGCGAAGGATTTTGGCCGCGGACGAGGCGCGACG
The genomic region above belongs to Verrucomicrobiota bacterium and contains:
- a CDS encoding Gfo/Idh/MocA family oxidoreductase codes for the protein MKKLNVGIVGYGWVAGAHIAAINATSQAQVTAVCSARRLASGELSAKHGGHIKAYVDLGAMLKDPDLDVVSLCSYPDSHARQAIQVARAGKHLIIEKPLALSWKDCLDVQDAVRKAKVRTCVCFECRYSSQFLATKSVLDQGLLGTLHYAEVDYYHGIGPWYGQFRWNVTRKVGGSSLLSAGCHALDALLLCMPGEVESVQSLSARSASPVFKPYEYPTTSVSILKFKDGRVGKCSSSIDCHQPYYFHTHLVGSEGSLLDNRFHSSKVGGLDKHHWSQLSMKMLDSGDVSDHPYQTQFEAFFEAVRAGREMPLTSLTDAMRTFEVLFAADRSAETGKPVKLG
- a CDS encoding undecaprenyl/decaprenyl-phosphate alpha-N-acetylglucosaminyl 1-phosphate transferase, which translates into the protein MLSFPFHVYLAAFVSAALCAGVGMPLWRRWCRSRGLMDDPGHRKIHQEPVPLAGGWSILCAVSLPLMVGGFLIVWPGWWAGELGPLAYGMDRRLGAIAGLLAGALGMVWLGCQDDLRELGPGPKFAGQCACALIAAVSGFVLPLSREWGWLNGVATVFWVLAVTNAMNFMDNMNGLCGGISAIATFAFGVWFAQHGQYLVASLAFLFCGAIAGFLPWNFPQGRVFLGDTGSHLLGYLLSVLPLAGQGAAEENESVRPFPTALWLLAVPLVDMVWVVVWRTWHGRRFWVGDTNHLSHQLVRVGLSKSRAVLCLWLAAAACSVLAF
- a CDS encoding glycosyltransferase family 4 protein — translated: MRIAHIITRLIVGGAQENTLASALGLAAKPGWEVELISGPTEGPEGSLENWLEGSRPVRLRIVRSLIRPVHPWHDLQAYLALTRVLRASRPDMVHTHSGKAGVLGRWAARSARIQTIVHTIHGPSFGPFQGRLANAAFRGAERAAGRCTHHYVAVAQAMIDQYLAAGLGRPDDYTLIRSGFDTRPFAEARRDPAVRAGWGIGEDDFVVGTLSRLAPLKGMEDLISAAPLVLERVPRAKFLMVGDGSLRGVLEAEIRRLGLERAVVFAGLVRPEEVPGCVAQMDVLAHLSRREGLPRALPQALAAGKPVVAFDVDGAREVCLDGEHGFLLKAGDVRGLSERLVELAEKPELRRRFGEQGRRWVASRFSVETMVDSLEALYRRLAGRTDLEPRPSC